The genome window agagagagagaggttcaATTCGGTACACATAAAATCCAAGTCCAAAATATTGGGTTCAATATTATCCAATCGGGCCGGAACGGATCAGGTATCcatcaaatcagattattttgTCGTCCCTAGCTCAAACTTGAGGAATGAACTCACAAAGATAATATACTCACTAGTAATACCAGACATGATAAAGCAAATAATGTACGAGAGCATAGGGCTATAGTAAATAATAATACGGTAATATCAATAGAATTTCGTTACTAACATATTAAAGGGTCCTTTTCAGAGTTTATAGTAAAGATAACAAAACAACTGCCTGACCTTGGGTACATGAAATTAGTCTGTTCACCACCACGAAGATACTCCTTAAGCATTTGTGGGTGGTACTCCAGAATCTGTCCACTTTGTGAGTGTTTGTCAGTAAATATACTTAATTAGCATGATCAATAAAAGGATAATTAGTAAATGGGATCAAACCTCTCTATAGATAAGCTCTCTCACATCATCTTTTGCCAACTTCCTCCGTTCAAACTCAAACTCCAGTTTTGATATAGGTCGAGTAGATGGTTCTCTGTCAACATTGGCCAAACCCTGAAAGTAAGGATCTGCTAGTGCCTACACAAGACTCACCAAAAGTATTAGTATCATCGGCTAGTGCCTACACAAGAAGTACCAAAAGTATAAGTATCATAACATGAGCTAGAAACTGGTGATTGGGTTCTCGTATAGCTACCTCTTCAGCAGATGGTCGATCTTTGGGATCAAAGGCAATTAAGCGTTCTAGCAGCCGAAGTGCTGAAGCATCTACATTAGGGAACTTCTGTGTAAATGGAACTGGCTGTTTTTTGCGCATACTACTCAAATATCTTCTAGCCTTTTCATTACGAATCTACcaataagataaaaaaaaattagtatcaTCCAGAAACACTATTCTCAAAATCCAGGGGCAGTTTGTCCCTTTGGCTGGTTAATATTCCTATACAAATTAGGATTTGCAGACAATAAAGGAGCTTAAAAGAAATCATTTGCTCAGAGCTGATAGAAGAATATTCTCAAAGACGGGGAAAGATAAGGAAACTTACCCTTGCAATCGATTCAGGGGGAGGAGTGCCAAGCAAATCAGTCATGAGATCCAGTTGATGTACAACATTTTTGCCAGGAAACAACGGCTTTCCATTAAGCAACTCAGCAAATATGCATCCAATGCTCCACATGTCTATTGCAGGAGTATACTGCAAAAGAAACATCTTAACCGTTAATATTAAAGTTTCAAGTGTAATACAAAATCATGAAGCTAAGCTATGTACTCTCTGTAGTAATATCTCCATTCAAATGGCTAAATGCAAAAGATATCATCAAACAGACAAAAGAACAATCACGACATGGCAGAATATAAGAATAGTAACCCAGGTTGTACCAAACGAGGAGCCAGATCGAACAAATTTAACCCTTCTCCTTGCAGCAGCTATTAATTATTTCTATTCATAGGAGCATAAGGTAACTGCCCACCATCAAGATATTTTAAAGTTTTCCAAGTTGATATGTTCAGATAATAGGTTCTCTCTTTAAGGTGTGAGACTAAAATTAAGGGGCCACAATGCCGACTGATGTCTAAAAATAAGCGGGTAAGAGAAGGTTTGGGATTCattagtaaaatttataatgtcCAAGATCAAAGGAAGGGTTATGAGCAGTTAGCTTATAaatcattaatttattaaaagataTAGGTTTTCCTAGCTGTTACTTCATCAGTGCAATTAAATCTTCATGAACGAACCCTGTGactataaaaaaacataaaatcttCATGAACGGACTCTAagactataaaaaaaattatatgctcTTGGATCCCAAAAACTTATATAACCATCAAGACATCTCCTTTTCACTTCTATAACTATCTAAATGTACAAAGTATACCTATAAGTTATCATCCTTTTATATGTTCGAAAAGCAAATCAGAACAGCGAAGACAttgaatatacatataatatggAAACTGGAAAGTATATCATAGGTAGTTAAACACTTTAAGTCAGAAATCAACTGTTCTCTCACCACAGAAGATTAACACATTCATTATGAATCTTGAGTCTAACACGTGTACAATACCTAGCACCTGGCTTTATTCCCAAGACAAAAATATAAGTCATTcctctttaaaaaaaatggaatGGAGCACATAATGCAACTCATAACAAATCGCTTAAAGCTAGCACCTCGCATCCAATTACTCTCTTGCTTAAACCAAATCCAACCTTGTGCATGGGGTACATAATATATCATTGCATTGTAGACTTGACACTAGAGCAGGTCCAGAGTATTGTTATGAAAGCACCACAACTTGCACTGttatgtaaaaaatttaaacgAGCTCTTGTAAAAATAACCACATATCGATACAAAAATGAAGAATCacacaacattttcatccataACTATGTATGAATTTGATTTCTAAGCAATTATTGACTTTGGTCAAAATATGAACTCCAGCTAACCTTGGAGAAGAAAGACCCACAGAGTTCTGGAGCACGATACCATCGAGTTGCGACATAGTCCTTCAATAGTCAtaagaacatatatataatgtcaACTACTCAAAAAGTATAAAAGACTCAAGCGTTGAAAACACTGAACTCCAATGATCCAGAAGCAATGGAAGATGAAGAAGTACCGTCCAGAATATAGCAGATGGAGCGTCATTAAATGAAACACGAGCAAGCCCAAAATCACAAATCTTCAACTTACAGTCAGCATTAGCAAGGATATTCTTTGGCTTTAAATCACGATGAAACACATTGGCTGTGAGTAAATAATTTGTTTAACATATATTAGTAGATAATCAGGGATTATTAGTAAAAGGATTTCTATGTGATAACTAACAAAATTTAACCTGTGTGTATATACTTCAGGCCACGTAGAAGTTGGTACAGGAAAAACTGATAATGCTCAGGTGTAAGATCATCATTTGCCTTGATTACTTGATGAAGATCAGACTCCATCAATTCAAAAACAACATAGATGTCCTTGAACTCTCTACGAGAAGGAGGCAGCATAATATGCTTTATTTCTACAATATCTGGATGTTTGAGCAGTCGAAGCAGCTTAATCTCCCGTAAAATTCTAGTGGCATCAGAGACATGCTCAAagacatcaaggatcttcttaATTGCTACCTTTTCCCCGGTATGGGTATCAGTTGCAGCACCAACAACACCATAACTACCTTTGCCTACAACTTCTTGAAGATTATATCTGTTTGCCTCTCCATACTCGGTGAAGAAGTCTTTGTCCAATGCACCCTGAAAAAGAGAgatctaattaaaataatacgGGACAAAATACACACCATGAACATGTAACAGAGAAACATTAAATAACGCAAACAATATAATGACGGTTGGTGTTATAAACCAGTTgttaaatcaattaataactttttatacatttttcagATCTTGTGTTTGGTGAGGATGAATGAATATAAAAGGAATGAAATGAGCCTCGAACTATATTatggtaaaagtttaaaatattcattactTCCCTGTTCCGGTCataacaatttaaaatggaAAAAGGTAGACTCTTAGGGGCGGAATATCTTTTTTcccatttttatatataaaaaacactAAGCACTTGTACAACAAATACTTATATTCTTACATAGATGCTTATTTCACAAAGAATATGATAGAGATCAAGAGGAATGAAGAATTGTGAATGCAAGCAAGACGCAATAAGAACCATTTCCTCTACATTCATTTATTACTCATTTACGAACCAAATCCAAGACTTGATTCTCTGTGCATTGTACAGGAGTCTAATCATGGAGGAAGAAGACCATAAAATATCgtaaaaacaatttttatcCTATCATCATATCAGAGATTACAAAAACTAACATACATTaacaaaaacataaaacaagAAAACTTAGAGATCAAAACATGTATACTAAAGAAGCATCAACAGGCTTATCTAAAGACAATTTCAGTTTAATTCAGCCCATTAAAAGAAACAAACACTAAGAACAACCAATAtacaaaaaaacaaatcaacaacTCAAGGGAAAAAAAGGccattacaaaataaaataaaataagaaagcATAAGCAGAGAAATGAAGAAAGAGTACCTTTTTGTGATCCATGAAAAGGGTCAGGGAAAAATCCTTAAAGAAAAGCAAAAGttaaaagaaaaggaagaggGGCATGTAGAAAAAGATGAAAAACGAGTCGTCCTCATATACCCAAAACAAGAAAGAAGCTAATTTCTCTCCCCCACCCTTGCTTTCCAAACCAATGAATCGTAGTATTCTTCGCGGGCTCTCTCTTCCTGCATATACACACGTGTGCGATACTCACGGAGATTGTCCCGGAACGTGCTCTAACGTTGGGGAAAATATCTTTTACAAAAAATACAGGCACAAAAGTATTAGAAAAGCAAATAAGCATCATTGTTTACATACATTCATGTACAAAGTGTACCGgtgtgtattcgattgggattttaatgcattgtttttagtatatagattttaatggattgtatgggattttgattttttacggattcttgatgaaatatCGCAgatgataggatttaggtacaatgcttcaaaatcccattgaatttggtgggatttcaaaaaacttaaaatacactgaagaatgccacaaaatccatcattttatgaaatgaaaaaaaatccatcagcatttgaataccatcagattttaatggattttaaacaatccaattgaataccatcggattttaaagcataatttaaaatctcaattgaataccactggattttgtagcatagtttaaaatcccaattgaatacctcaagattttaatggatttcaaacaatcccaatcgaataccctcggatttcatgaatgcaaaaaaaatgctttaaaatcccaatccaatacatcCCTCGTAGtgtcattatattttttaaataaaaatttaaatatcaaaattttatttaaaaaaatattatcgagTCTTAAAAACGTGTCAAATaataacgtatacaattgaattATACAAAGAAGTAATATTTTTACCAGTGAGGTTTGacaatgaaaattattttaatatatgtcaAATAATAAACTTAGTATTAGACTATTTAAtcacatttatatttattatttattatttatatatattaaatctgttaaataatattttcaatatttaattcTGTTAAATTGTTTCtcaataatattcaaaattatatttagattaaaatattaaatggtTTAAAATTATGTGTTGTCCATGTCCTCTGTGTGTGTTGCCAAATTGTATGAAGAAGCAAAAGGTGGTACCGACTCGTAACAACATCTTCAAAACTGATGGCGAAAACTGTTGGcgaaattttgaatatataaattaaaataaattattctgtATGACTTGATCAAAATTAAATGTTgtattgataaaatatatttaataataatattacaaagcttttatatttatgtcaacattttaaagtaaatattataaaaaaaatatgataccaaatgagatataaaataaaatgtaattatggggttttttaataaatacccaagtctaaaagattttttgcaaaaataatgtcattttttaaacaaattgcaaaaatattatctttcgaaaaaaaattacaaaaatatggtGGTTTCATTTGCAACTATGTATGCAACTAATGGCATtatatgcaaccacaaataCAACTTTAAATAAGTTGAGTGGTTACAATTGGGGAAAAATTAGTGTCCGCCACTagtaatatcacaaaaacaagaaattaaCTAAAAACAACCATAAATCAACTAAAAGCAACCTATTTCTTTGTAAATATCAATTCtcataaaattgattttattcactatatatcAAACCCCCTCTTCCATAATCTCTTACACATAGTCTTGCATGGAGGACAAACTGAATTCATTTTCGCCACTCATCTCATAGTAAGACCTACAAACTGCAAAAACACCATTGCATTACCTACAACTGAAAGCTCGACATTATCGCGCAGAGTTTTAAGAGGTAGTTCAAGAGATGGAAATGGATAGAGTTTAAATCCGTTTAAGAGACAACAAATGAATTTGTTGTTtaagtgatgatgaagaaggaAGGAGGAGGTGCGCGACTTGGTAAAGTAAAATGAGAAAGTTGCAATcgaaagatgaagaagatgaaacaCTGTGCTGAGCTCTGTCAAGAACGAGACGtatatttgcaaatattttaatcagACTTTTAAAGAAATCGTTTTTTTTGCAAACAAAACCAAAATACAGCAGTTTTGCAATTAAGATGTTAAAAAGGAGCATATTTGCCAAACtcccatatttcttttacaatttgagaaattttaaattctttaatTTTCATTACTCGACACGTATTGTAACGCCCCAGATCCGCATCCCACAGATCTGGCTTGTTACTAAGCATCTGGAtcaaacaacacttgcattactTAATAATATCTTACAACAAAAAAAACtctcgccccacaagtccagggccGATCGTCTCATAACATCAATTCCAAGACTAACTTGATTACATATTGGGAAGTCTGATTACAGACTATAATAACTATTGATAATACTACCAAACGGCGTAATCTAGCGGCCTCAGTTTGGGTGATGCGCCTTCTCCTTTCCCTTGCCAGTACCCGTTTCCGGGCGGTTCTCCTTAGTCGTGCCATACTCGCTTTTTActgcttaaaataatataaagtagatgcaagaatgagcaatcacattgctcagcaagttcacTTAGCACATAACAACAAAGCGCAGAATAATCGAGTAAAACATCGAAGGCATTTTAAAACAAAGTAAGGAAGCAGATAATGCCAATTAAcagaataatttcaaaaataagaaaaggctggtcttccacctttcggtaacactacatggtcCGATCATAACCATTTCGTGCTTCCCGTCCCCCTGTGTAatctttgcagtctgatcgACACTGCACAAGATACACCTCACACTCTCattttgctagcataagggttaacatttgtaaccctagACTATCCACACACAGCAGATAGTCAAGAAATTATCATCTCttccacgaatttaataaattcgtgttgaccagcttaaTCAGAATCCTCCGAGTACACATCACTTCGTCCAAGGAATGCGAACAATGCATCCTTTATTTGTTATTCAAGAAATTTCAGGATTTCACAATGTCGGAGAGGCATTGAATATTATTAGGAGCGGTTACTTCCGAACAAAGGAAGAACCCGAAATGAATAAAATTCTTGGGTTTGCcactaatatttgatatcaactcGGTCAAGTCAataacaaacacatttaaaatataaaatacccAATAAGGTGTCATATTGGAGAAAGGGAATAGCGAACTTGCCTGGCGTCCTTAGCTTATAATTAGTGGCTCCACTTTTCCAAGTATTAAATAAGTATTCTATACAACACACAAAATAGTGGTTTAGAAATTAATCcaaaagaaattaattatttaatactacgaatattttcactaattttCCTTGTAATCTTAACGCTATACTTCAACTTATTacctttatattataaaaatttatgcttCACTAAGGTTGAGTAATAATTAGTCTtccattatttaaataataattattcattTGTCTATTCATAATGCCACTTGTCCTATTGTCATTAATTTGACAAATAATCCGTCTCAAGCTACCGACTTGTTTTTAGGTATCAACTTATTTTAAATGTATTACTcggaatattaattaattattttagtatAAACCTTCCAATGCCACCCCAAGGACTATTGACTAACTCATTAAAATTCTTAACTTATAATCCCACAAATTAATCTTACTCTATAGCCtagttattatataaattacttcctacttttaatttatttacaaatgGCCTTTTTATTAATATGTCCGCTTACTACCAAATTTTTAACACTTGCCTTCCGTTCCCgacttaataattttattcaacgCCATTATTTAATAAgtctctacaaaaattaataatttatatttatttaatttaaataactcaGCTGGTGAAAAGTCCTTATTGCCCCTAATATAATTTCCCACAAAATTCCCTTATTCCTCCATATCTCCCCagcctctctttctctctcaatctctctctctctctctctccctcattCTCtcgctctccctctctctctctctccccctctccctttCTCTCTTTCGCTCTTCTCTCCCTCGCTCgttctctccttctctctccctctctctcaccctctctctctctctcgccctctctctctctctctctccctctctctctctgtttcgCGTCGTCCCGAACCAACACCGCCGCTGGAGGCGGCGTTCCGGCCGACACCGGCTGCTTCACAGCCTCTCGCCGTAACTCGACTCCCCCCCCTTTCCTCCGATCCTTTCTCCCCTCCCCCATTTGTCCATCTCCCTCTCAACTGCTCGCCCCTCCTCCGTACACTTCCAATCGCCGCTGTAGAGCTCCGTCGGCGTTGCCGACGCGAGCTCCGGCCTCCCCTCCGGCAGCACCTGCTTCCAATCCTCCGCCTCAACTGCTCCGCCAAACTTTAATCAATTCAAACTCAATTCCCCCAATACTCAATTATTCACCAATCAATTAAATACccaattttaatcaaaaaccctaaccctaattgtTAGATATTTGGGTGAAATTCATGATGTTATGGGTTGATTTATAT of Daucus carota subsp. sativus chromosome 3, DH1 v3.0, whole genome shotgun sequence contains these proteins:
- the LOC108210806 gene encoding mitogen-activated protein kinase 9, with translation MDHKKGALDKDFFTEYGEANRYNLQEVVGKGSYGVVGAATDTHTGEKVAIKKILDVFEHVSDATRILREIKLLRLLKHPDIVEIKHIMLPPSRREFKDIYVVFELMESDLHQVIKANDDLTPEHYQFFLYQLLRGLKYIHTANVFHRDLKPKNILANADCKLKICDFGLARVSFNDAPSAIFWTDYVATRWYRAPELCGSFFSKYTPAIDMWSIGCIFAELLNGKPLFPGKNVVHQLDLMTDLLGTPPPESIARIRNEKARRYLSSMRKKQPVPFTQKFPNVDASALRLLERLIAFDPKDRPSAEEALADPYFQGLANVDREPSTRPISKLEFEFERRKLAKDDVRELIYREILEYHPQMLKEYLRGGEQTNFMYPSGVDRFKRQFAHLEDNHGKGDGKTPLLRQHASLPRERVSAPKDENNTENNDQSGDSNTQNKSHQSDHSLLKSASISGSKCIGVQQRTDTAEEAIAEQSEDADGLSQKVAQVVL